The genomic window CTTCTAAATTAGCTTTGCTATCAATCACTTTATTTTGAACTCCAAATTCTGTCAATACAGAAGATGTTTGTTTGCAGAGCTCAATTCTGTGGGTCATTACCAACACTTTTTTCTTGTGTGTTTTTAGGTATTGACTTACAATTTCAGAAAAGATAACGGTTTTACCACCACCTGTTGGCAACTGGTACAAAAGGTGATAATCATCTGCTGCTGTTTCAAAACATTGAAAGATTTTTTGTATGGCTCCCTTCTGGTAGCTATAGAGTTCTTTGCCCGTTTTACGTTCTTCTTGTTCTGAAATGGAAAGCATAGTTCGTTTTGGTTGATTTTTGCAAAAGTACATTCTTTATTGAGTATATAAAGAATTATTCTAACATATTTTTTTGTAATTGATTAAAATAAATATTAGTCTTATTTTTTATTTCTGAAAATTAAATCTATATGATTATTTTTTAATTGATTTAAAAATTATTACTTTTAAAAAATTTTAACCTCAAATATTATGAACGAAACATCAAATCGGCCTTCAATTAATTTTTGGATTTTCAGTAGTCTAGCCCTTGTTTGGAACTCCATGGGAGTTTTGGCCTACATAAGCCAAACTTTTATGAGCCAAAAAGTTCTTTTAACCTTATCTAAAGCTGAACAGCATTACTTCATTAACATGCCAGCATGGGCAACAGCAACATTTGCTACCGCTGTTTTTGCAGGTGTATTTGGATCCATTGCTTTGCTATTTAAAAAAAGAATCGCAAATCTTTTGTTCTCAATTTCAATGATTTCGCTGCTTATACATCAGTTCTACAATTTCTTTATTCAAAACTATATGGCTATTAGTGGTATGGAATTAATACTGCCAATATCCACCACTGTTATTGGGTTTTTCTTGCTTTGGTACTCCTCTAAAATGAGTAAACAGGGTGTGTTAAATTAGTCGTTTTTCGCCTCGAGTTTGTGTGTTTTCTTGGTGCCCGCATACATTTCATATTTCGAAAATCTAGCTTCTAACTTCGCATTAAATAACTTGATTTTTCTAGAAGGTCTCAATCCTACGTGTTTAAGAGCTTCTAAGTTTGACGAAATCATCCATGCATTGGTGCCTGGGTATTTATGTTTAAGGGTAGAACCAATGGAACTGTAAAAGGTTTCCATTTCAATATCCAATCGTTCTCCGTAGGGTGGGTTAAACACCATGTGTAAATGCTCCTCGCCTCCTTTTTGAGTTTTGAAAAAATCTTCGTGTTTTATGTAGATAAAGTCTTCCAACTTTGCATTCTCAACATTCTGTGTGGCTTTTTCTACCGCACTAGGCGATTTATCAAAGCCCATAATCTTATGATGAAAATCACGTGTTTTAGAAAGTAAGGATTCTTCAATCTTTTCAAATAAATCGACGTCCCAATCTCCCCAACGTTCAAAACCAAATTCGTTACGCATTAAATTTGGAGGAATGTTACAAGCAATCATAGCAGCCTCTATCAAAACAGTCCCAGAACCACACATTGGATCCATAAAATCACTTTGACCATCCCATCCAGATAACATTATTAAACCAGCAGCCAACACTTCGTTGATAGGTGCTATGTTCGTTGCAATTTTATATCCGCGTTTGTGTAAAGATTCTCCCGAACTATCCAAAGAAACAGTACAAAAATGACGGTCGATATGAATGTCAATTTTTAAATCTGGAAATCTTAAATCTACGTTTGGACGCTCTCCAGTTTGATCTCTAAAACGATCCACAATCGCATCTTTTGTTTTAAGTGACACATATTGTGAATGCGTAAACGTATCGCCATTAAGGGTAGCGCCTACCGCCAAACTTCCATCCGACTTTAAATAATTCTCCCAAGGAATGGCATTAACTTTATTATATAGGTCATTTTCATTTATAACTTTAAATTTTGCAATAGGTTTTAGGATTTTAATGGCCGTACGTAAACCAAGGTTTGCTTTATACATAAAGCCCTTATCTCCAACAAAACTCACGTGTCGGACGCCTATAGTGACCGCTTGCGCACCCAGTTGTTTCAATTCCTTAGCTAAAAGTTCCTCAAAACCAAACAAGGTTTTAGCAACCATCTTAAAATTATTCTCCATCAAAATTATTTAGTACGCGCAAAAATACAGTATTTTTGTTCGAGTTAGAAGTAAATAAATGACAAAAGAACATTCAAAGTGGTTTCAGTCTTGGTTTGATACCACCTATTATCATATCCTTTATAAACACAGAGATTATAAAGAGGCTGAAGTTTTTATTAAAAATATAGCAACGTATTTGAATCTCGATAAGGACGATTCTATACTGGACTTGGCATGCGGTAAAGGCAGGCATTCCATTTTCCTAAATGCCTTAGGTTATAAGGTTACGGGGTTGGATTTATCTAAAAATAGTATCGAACATGCAAAAACACATGAATCAAGTTCTTTGCATTTTGACGTCCATGATATGAGAAATTCATATCCGAACCAATTTGAAGTGGTTTTAAATCTATTCACAAGTTTCGGGTATTTTGAGGAGGAAGCGGATAATTTTAAAGTGATTCAAACCATCAAATCGAGTCTAAAACAAAACGGAATTGGCGTTATCGACTTTATGAACAGCCCTGTTGTCATTGAAAATTTGATTGCTCAAAACACTTACGAAGCTGAAGGAGTGAAATTCAAACTCAAACGTAGTTATACAGATGGATTTATCACAAAAGACATCGAAGTGAAAGATGCTGATAAAACACATCATTTTGAAGAGAAAGTACGTGCGTTTGCCTTTCAAGATTTTGAAACAATGCTCTCAAATGCGGGACTGCATTTGTTAGACTGTTTTGGAAGTTATAAATTAGCCCCCTTTAACAGTAAAACATCCGAACGTTTAATCTTAATTTTCATGGCGAATGATTAGTTTTTTAGCACCCATATTATCAGTTGTATTTGGGGTAGCCATTGTACTCTTATATAGCAAATCAAAACCCTTAAATCTAAAACTATTTTTAGCATTTAGTGGTGCTTTTTTATTGTCAACCACAATTTTTGAACTCCTTCCAGAGGTGTACCAAAATGTAGACACCAAACAAATAGGCGTATTTATTATGGGAGGTATTCTGTTACAGATTCTTTTAGAATTTTATTCTAAAGGCGCTGAACATGGGCACTTACATCACCACGATTCCAATAAGAGGTTTCCATGGTTTTTATTTATAAGTCTAGGAATTCATGCCTTTTTTGAGGGGTTTCCTTTAAAAGACCACCATAACATTATCATTGGCGTTGTTATTCATAAAATCCCCATTGCGATTTTAATAACCACCTATCTGCTAAAATCAAAACTTCCCAAGTCGCAAGTGGTACTCTTCTTAATTATATTTACCCTCATGACGCCTTTAGGCTCTATTGCAGCCGAATTATTTAGCATTTCACCAACCCTGATTTACAGTATAAATGCCATCGTCATTGGGATGTTTCTTCATATCTCTACCATCATTTTGTTTGAAAGTAGCGAAGGACATCATTTTAATTTGAATAAAATTTTAATGATTATTAGTGCCGTTGTTTTAGCTTATTTTATATAAAAATCATGTTTAGTAAAAATGAAGCCAAACTTCTAAGACAAGAATTCTGGACCAGTTTTGGAAAGTCCTTTCCTACAGAGTGGATTCTGTATAATACCAATGTTAAAGGTCTTAGTTTTAAATTTCATTTTGATACCAAAACTGCCTTTGTCGCATTTTGTATCGATATGGAACCTAGTAAACAACAAGCTTATTGGAACCAAATGCTTTCTCATAAATCAATCCTAGAAACCGATTTTTTACCACAAGTTAAATTTGAAGAGTATTTTGAAGTATCTGATGAAAAAATTCTTTCAGCAGTCTTTGTTTCTATAGAATCTAAGGTTTCAATTTACAATAAATCAACTTGGAGATCTGCAATGGAATTCCTGAATGAAACGATGCTGAAGTTTGAAGCGTTTTATGCCGTATATGAAAATACGATTAAGATTTGAGTCTTAACCGTATTTAAGTAGGTTTTAAAAATAAAGGGCAAAAAAGATTAATTAAATCTCATATAATAAAATCTTGAAATTTATTTCTGGTTCAAAATAACTGCATTTTATTCAAATCACAAAGCGTCAAGTAACAAGCGGTCATTCTACGTAACAAACGGTAGATATTCTGTAATAAGCGGTTTTGAACAACTTGTGAAAATGAACCTATTTAAACAATATCAGTGTTTCCAATGTTCCAAAAGCTCATAAATATCAAATTCATGAAAGGATTTTTGATATTCTAGCCGTCCACTTTGGAATTGACGCTGTAAGATGTCCTCTATCAAATAATCTTCTTCTGAAGTTTTGGGATCAAAAGGCAATTTTAAAGACATATTAAACAAGCTAGCGGTATTATTATACCAAAAGGCACGCCAACCACTTCTTAAATATTTAATGAGTTCAAAAGCGGTCTCCCCTGTTTGACGGTGAATTAATTTAATTAAAATTTGACCTTCCGTAATCGTGAACTTTTTGAGCTTTTCAGCAAACTCCCCTTCAATATACTTTTGAACCATGCGGGTGTACTTCTTTCGTTTCCGCTTACTTTTTAGGTTCAAGATCCGCTCATTCAAGCTTTCCAATCGTTCCGCAGCTAATTTTGCATACGGATATACTTTAATGGTTTTACGCTGTAAAATTAAATACCGTCGTCTGGATTCATTTGAAGTGAATTTAAGTTTTGGAAGTATATAAACCTCATTTAAATTAATTGAGTTATTGGTAATGGTATCTCCAACAATGATTAAATAATTCTCTGGAAGCAAATCTTTTTGTACAGGAAATGTCTGCCCCAAAAGGAGAACAGGGAACCAAAAAAGAATACAACGAATCAACTTCATAACTAAGTTTACTTGTGGGTTTTCAAACTTACAAAATATGCCTTAATCTTTATGTGAATATCATTCATAATTGTTATTTTTAACCAAAATTAAATTCAAAATGGCAAAGAAAACAATCCTAGATAAAAACGCACTTACATTTTTAGAAGATTATCTCAACAATGCAGCCCCAACAGGCTACGAATGGGACGGTCAAAAACTATGGATGGATTATTTAAAACCCTATGTGGATACCTTTATTACAGATACCTACGGGACCGCTGTGGGTGTCATCAATCCAGAGGCGCCTTTTAAGGTCGTGATTGAAGGCCATGCCGATGAAATTTCGTGGTATGTCAACTATATTTCAGATGATGGACTTATTTATGTCATTCGTAATGGAGGAAGCGACCACCAAATTGCACCCAGTAAGATCGTTAATATTCACACAAAAAACGGGATTGTAAAAGGCGTTTTTGGATGGCCTGCAATCCATACACGTAGCGCAGCAAAAGAACAAGCGCCTAAGCCGGATAATATTTTTATCGATATTGGATGTAAAACCAAAGAAGCCGTTGATAAACTAGGCGTACATGTCGGTTGTGTGATTACCTATCCTGACACCTTCCACATACTAAATAAAGATCATTTTGTATGTCGTGCTTTAGACAACCGAATGGGTGGTTTTATGATTGCACAAGTAGCCCGCTTATTACACGAAAACAAAAAGACCCTTCCATTTGGATTGTACATCACTAACTCCGTTCAGGAAGAAATTGGACTTCGAGGTGCTGAAATGATTACGCATACCATACAACCCAATGTTGCTATTGTAACCGATGTGACGCACGATACCACCACGCCAATGATTGACAAAAAAACGCAAGGACACTGCGAAATGGGCAAAGGCCCCGTGATAGCGTATGCCCCTGCGGTTCAACAAAAATTACGTGATTTGATTACAGAGACTGCCGAAGCAAATAAAATTCCATTCCAACGTGCAGCACTTTCTAGAGCAACTGGCACAGATACCGATGCTTTTGCTTACAGCAATGGCGGCGTGGCTTCAGCATTGATTTCACTGCCCTTACGATACATGCATACCACGGTTGAAATGGTGCACCGTGACGATGTTGAAAATGTGATTAAAATGATTTATGAAACTCTATTAAAAATTAAAGACGGTGAAACATTCTCTTACTTTGACTAATTTGTAGTGGAAGAATATTTAGATATTTGGAATTCTGAAGGGCAACCAACAGGCAAAATAGGCACAAAAGATGAAGCCCATCAAAAGGGTTGGTTCCATCCTACTGTGCATGTTTGGTTTTACACCCCTGCTCCTGCCCTTTTACTCCAAAAACGAGGTCTATCAAAACAAACGTTCCCAGGGTTTTGGGACGTTTCTGTTGCGGGGCATGTCAGTGCTGGAGAATCCATCTTAGAAGGCGCACTTCGCGAAGTCAATGAAGAGATCGGCTTGGACATTCAAGCCTCTGATTTAGTACCCCTAGACATTCGGAAAAACACCAATCGTTTTGACAATGGTGTTATAGACTGTGAATTTCAACATGTGTTTTTAGTGAAATTGGAAACTCCCATTTCTCAACTGCACATTCAAAAAACGGAGGTGGATGCCGTACGGCTGTTTTCTTTTGAAGAACTCCAAAACTGCATGCTTCAAAAGCATCCCAATTATAAGATTGTCCCTGCCGATATGAGCTATTACCAATTTGTGATGGATGCGGTGTTGAAAATCTTCTAATTAACACTAATTTTGCCGAATGCAAAATCAACCTGCCCTCAAAATAGAGTTTGTAGCCATCATGGCACTGTTAATGTCTTTAGTGGCACTGTCTATTGATGGCATCCTCCCTGCCCTCGCCGTGATTGGAAACGACCTGGGGGTGACTGATACGAAAGATCACCAATTACTGATTACCATGATTTTTCTTGGATTGGGGTTTGGACAATTAATTTTTGGCCCTTTATCAGATAGTTACGGTCGAAAACCAATTATCTATGTGGGATTTTTAGTGTTTGCAGTGGCAAGTATTATTTGTGTGAATACAAACTCTTATGAAGTGTTAATTGCAGGTCGCATTTTGCAAGGGATTGGATTGGCATCGCCACGTACTTTAAGTATTGCTATGATTCGCGATTCGTATGAAGGCGATTATATGGCCAAAGTCATGTCGTTTATTGTCATGATATTTATTCTCATTCCGATCGTAGCCCCCACGCTTGGACAGTTTTTAATGCTCACCTACAATTGGCAAGCCATTTTTAATGTACAATTAGGACTCGGAATGTTGGTTATTTTTTGGTTTTGGAAACGGCAGCCTGAAACGTTGGCACTTTCAAATCGGATTCCTTTTAGAACTTCAACCTTAGTTTCTGGATTCAAAGAATTTTTTAAACACAAACAAGCCGTTGCTTTTACCTTAATATCTGGATTTATCACAGGTTCGTTTATGGTGTATTTGAGTACCAGTCAATACATCTTTGAAGTTCAGTATGACTTAGGAGAAGATTTCCCTTTGATCTTTGCGAGTTTGGCAGTAGGTGTGGGTTTTGCAACCTATATGAACGGAGTCTTTGTGGTCAGAATTGGCATGAAACGCATTGCATTAATTTCTTTAGCGGGCTATACCTTGAGTTCTTTAATCTATGTGTTAATGTTCTTCAATCAAATAAATCCTACGCTTTGGGTGTTACTCATCTTTTTTGCTTTACAGTTTACTGCTGTTGGATTTTTGTTTGGAAACCTTAGAGCTTTGGCCATGCAACCGATTGGGCATATTGCTGGAGTTGGGGCTGCTGTCAATGGGTTTATTTCAACCGTGATGGGCGTATTAATTGCCAGTATTATAGGTGCTTATGTTAGCGCCACCGTCTGGCCGTTGTTTTTAGGATTTACGGGATGTGGTTTTGCTTCTATGGTGATTTTTCTTCTTAACAAACCCTTGGAACGTACGATTTAAAACGCTCCAGTATCCACATCTTTGATAAATTTGATCAAGCCTTCAAAATAGATTTTTTGATCGTCAAATTGCGAAAGGTGACTCCCGTTAGGACATAATAAAAAACGACCGTTTTGAACTTCTTCAGAGATAAACTTCATTTGTTCGGGATCCATCGTATCATATGTGGCACCAATACTCAAAGTCGGGACTGTAATTTTATGCAAGTCTGCCTTCACATCCCAATACTTTAAGTTGGCATCGCCTTTGAT from Formosa sp. Hel1_33_131 includes these protein-coding regions:
- a CDS encoding THUMP domain-containing class I SAM-dependent RNA methyltransferase, encoding MENNFKMVAKTLFGFEELLAKELKQLGAQAVTIGVRHVSFVGDKGFMYKANLGLRTAIKILKPIAKFKVINENDLYNKVNAIPWENYLKSDGSLAVGATLNGDTFTHSQYVSLKTKDAIVDRFRDQTGERPNVDLRFPDLKIDIHIDRHFCTVSLDSSGESLHKRGYKIATNIAPINEVLAAGLIMLSGWDGQSDFMDPMCGSGTVLIEAAMIACNIPPNLMRNEFGFERWGDWDVDLFEKIEESLLSKTRDFHHKIMGFDKSPSAVEKATQNVENAKLEDFIYIKHEDFFKTQKGGEEHLHMVFNPPYGERLDIEMETFYSSIGSTLKHKYPGTNAWMISSNLEALKHVGLRPSRKIKLFNAKLEARFSKYEMYAGTKKTHKLEAKND
- a CDS encoding class I SAM-dependent methyltransferase: MTKEHSKWFQSWFDTTYYHILYKHRDYKEAEVFIKNIATYLNLDKDDSILDLACGKGRHSIFLNALGYKVTGLDLSKNSIEHAKTHESSSLHFDVHDMRNSYPNQFEVVLNLFTSFGYFEEEADNFKVIQTIKSSLKQNGIGVIDFMNSPVVIENLIAQNTYEAEGVKFKLKRSYTDGFITKDIEVKDADKTHHFEEKVRAFAFQDFETMLSNAGLHLLDCFGSYKLAPFNSKTSERLILIFMAND
- a CDS encoding ZIP family metal transporter yields the protein MISFLAPILSVVFGVAIVLLYSKSKPLNLKLFLAFSGAFLLSTTIFELLPEVYQNVDTKQIGVFIMGGILLQILLEFYSKGAEHGHLHHHDSNKRFPWFLFISLGIHAFFEGFPLKDHHNIIIGVVIHKIPIAILITTYLLKSKLPKSQVVLFLIIFTLMTPLGSIAAELFSISPTLIYSINAIVIGMFLHISTIILFESSEGHHFNLNKILMIISAVVLAYFI
- a CDS encoding DUF4268 domain-containing protein, which translates into the protein MFSKNEAKLLRQEFWTSFGKSFPTEWILYNTNVKGLSFKFHFDTKTAFVAFCIDMEPSKQQAYWNQMLSHKSILETDFLPQVKFEEYFEVSDEKILSAVFVSIESKVSIYNKSTWRSAMEFLNETMLKFEAFYAVYENTIKI
- a CDS encoding DUF4294 domain-containing protein, translating into MKLIRCILFWFPVLLLGQTFPVQKDLLPENYLIIVGDTITNNSINLNEVYILPKLKFTSNESRRRYLILQRKTIKVYPYAKLAAERLESLNERILNLKSKRKRKKYTRMVQKYIEGEFAEKLKKFTITEGQILIKLIHRQTGETAFELIKYLRSGWRAFWYNNTASLFNMSLKLPFDPKTSEEDYLIEDILQRQFQSGRLEYQKSFHEFDIYELLEHWKH
- a CDS encoding M42 family metallopeptidase, producing MAKKTILDKNALTFLEDYLNNAAPTGYEWDGQKLWMDYLKPYVDTFITDTYGTAVGVINPEAPFKVVIEGHADEISWYVNYISDDGLIYVIRNGGSDHQIAPSKIVNIHTKNGIVKGVFGWPAIHTRSAAKEQAPKPDNIFIDIGCKTKEAVDKLGVHVGCVITYPDTFHILNKDHFVCRALDNRMGGFMIAQVARLLHENKKTLPFGLYITNSVQEEIGLRGAEMITHTIQPNVAIVTDVTHDTTTPMIDKKTQGHCEMGKGPVIAYAPAVQQKLRDLITETAEANKIPFQRAALSRATGTDTDAFAYSNGGVASALISLPLRYMHTTVEMVHRDDVENVIKMIYETLLKIKDGETFSYFD
- a CDS encoding NUDIX hydrolase: MEEYLDIWNSEGQPTGKIGTKDEAHQKGWFHPTVHVWFYTPAPALLLQKRGLSKQTFPGFWDVSVAGHVSAGESILEGALREVNEEIGLDIQASDLVPLDIRKNTNRFDNGVIDCEFQHVFLVKLETPISQLHIQKTEVDAVRLFSFEELQNCMLQKHPNYKIVPADMSYYQFVMDAVLKIF
- a CDS encoding multidrug effflux MFS transporter, translating into MQNQPALKIEFVAIMALLMSLVALSIDGILPALAVIGNDLGVTDTKDHQLLITMIFLGLGFGQLIFGPLSDSYGRKPIIYVGFLVFAVASIICVNTNSYEVLIAGRILQGIGLASPRTLSIAMIRDSYEGDYMAKVMSFIVMIFILIPIVAPTLGQFLMLTYNWQAIFNVQLGLGMLVIFWFWKRQPETLALSNRIPFRTSTLVSGFKEFFKHKQAVAFTLISGFITGSFMVYLSTSQYIFEVQYDLGEDFPLIFASLAVGVGFATYMNGVFVVRIGMKRIALISLAGYTLSSLIYVLMFFNQINPTLWVLLIFFALQFTAVGFLFGNLRALAMQPIGHIAGVGAAVNGFISTVMGVLIASIIGAYVSATVWPLFLGFTGCGFASMVIFLLNKPLERTI